The following nucleotide sequence is from Miscanthus floridulus cultivar M001 unplaced genomic scaffold, ASM1932011v1 fs_475_3_4, whole genome shotgun sequence.
GTTTTGGCACCAATACTCACTATCCATATTGGCACAACATGAGTGACACATATAGTATTAGTGCCATCATTGAACATAGTCCAACATGGGTATACCTCTATATATACACGTGCGTTTGTCGCTGCATCCATGTCCCCTCACTCCTCTTGGATATGGGAGGAGGGGAATGGAGTGGACCAGAAATGGTAGTGGATAGATTTGGGAGAAGATGGTGTTGAAGAATACCGTTTGAGGGATTGTAATAAAATTTTTAAGTTTTTCTACGCAATAAATGTGGTAAACACAACCTTTTACTAATGACCTCCAATATGGTTTGCTGGTAATGTGAATATTTAGggcgtgtttgggactgctccacgaACTCTACTCCACAAACTCCACTGTGGAGCAGCTCCATAAAAAcctggagtttgtggagcacccTGCATTAAGGTGCTCTCACAACTTCATATTTTTTCCTTGAACTGAGTGCGTGGAGCTAAACCTATTTGGCTAAAAAACGTGGAGTGGAGCTAAAAAAACGTGGAGTgaacgggtgcgaagggtaaggaagctagttgaaccaactaggatctgtttaggcagttggaatgtagggtcgcttacaggtaagttaagagaattagttgataccgcgactaggaggcgtgtaaatatattatgcgttcaagagactaaatggaagggtcagaaggcgaaggaggtggacaatacaggtttcaagctttggtacacagggatagttgcaaatagaaatggagtaggagttttgattgataagagcctcaagaatagtgtggtgggagtgagaaggcacggagataggattatcttagtcaagcttgtcattggtgatatggtcttgaacgtaattagtgcgtatgccccccaagtaggcctcgacgagtgTGTTAAGAgatagttctgggaagacttaggtGGCCTGATTAGAGGTGTAcccagtagtgagaagctttttataggaggagatcttaatgggcatgtaggtactacaagcgcaggtttcgaggcagttcatggaggttttgggtatggtagtaggaatcaggagggggaggacgttctggacttcgcggtagcttttgacctgatgatagccaacactttctttagaaagagagaatctcatctagtgaccttcagtagcggacaacactctagccagattgactttgtcctcacaagaagaaaggacaaacgagcatgcttgggttgcaaggtgataccaggggagtgtgttgtttctcaacataagcttttggtggcagacttttgttttcaggtgcgtgcccgtagggataaacaagctaagattgaaagaacaaagtggtggaaactgaaaggggagacgtcagaggtattcagggaaagagttatcaaagagggctcttggaaggaagaagaggacataaacaacatgtgggagaagatgacaaccaacattcggaaggtggcctcagaggtgtgtggagtaaccaaaggaagtggaggcaaggctaaagatacctggtggtggaacgaggaagtccaaagggctattaaggagaagaaagagtgctatagacgcttgtaccatgacaggagtgtggacaacatagagaagtacaaggtggcaaagaagactgcaaagcgagctgtaagtgtggcaaagggtagagcgtacgaggatctttaccaacgtttgagtacgaaggaaggagagaaggacatttataggatggctagggtttgtgagagaaagacaagggacttcaaccaagttaagtgcattaaggatggaagtgagcatctcttggtgaaggaggatgagatccgacatcgatggcaagtgtattttgacaaattgttcaatggtgagaatacagacacaacctttcagttggatgactcttttgatgacaccaataggcgctttgtgcggagaatccaagaatctgtggttagagaggcgttgaaaaggatgaaaggtggtaaggcgatgggaccggatggtatcccaatcgaggtgtggagatgccttggggacatagctataatatggctaaccaagctgttcaaccatatttttcgatcgaacaagatgcctgatgagtggagaagtatattggtaccgatctacaagaataaaggggatattcaaagttgtactaattaccggggaattaagttgatgagccatactatgatgctatgggagagagttatcgagcatcgcttgagagcaataacgcgggtctctatgaaccaatttggtttcatgcccggaaggtcaaccatggaagccattttcttaataagacaagttatggagcggtatagggagaagaaggacctacacatggtttttattgacttggagaaggcttatgataaaataccaaggaatgttatgtggtgggctttggacaaacataaagtcccaacaaagtacgtcgggctcattaaggacatgtacaacaatgttgtgactagagttgaacaagtgatggagacacggatgactttcctattaggataggactacatcaagggtcagctttgagccctcatttgtttgccttagtgatggatgaggttacaagggacatacaaggggacatcccttggtgtatactgttcgcagacgatgtagtgctagttgatgaaagccgaacaggagtgaatcagaaactggagttttggtgggagactttggagtccaaaggttttagactcagtagaactaaaactgagtatatgagatgtgacttcggcactactatttgggagaaggaagatattagtttggaaggtcaagtagtgcctaggaaggatacctttcgatatttaggatcaatgctacagagagacggggatattgatgaagatgttagccatagaatcaaagcagggtggatgaagtggcggcaagcatctggtgtcctatgtgacaaaagggtaccacagaagctaaaaggcaagttttataggacgacgattagacctgctatgttgtatggtgtagaatgttggcctacgaaaagacgacatattcaacagataagtgtcgcggaaatgcgtatgttgcgttggatttgcggtcatacaagaagggatcgagttcggaacgatgctatacgtgatagattaggggtagcaccaactgaagaaaagcttgtccaacaccggttgagatggtttggacatgtccaacggagacctccagaggtaccggtgcgtagtggaatcataagccaggatagtaacgtgaagagaggcagaggaagaccgaagttgacttgggtacaggcaataaaaggagacttgaaaggatggaatatacccaaagacttagccttagataggagtgcttggaagacagctattcacgtgcctgaaccttgattgtttctgctgggtttcaactctagcctaccccaacttgtttgggacttaaaggctttgttgttgttgttgttgttgaagtagtcccaaacacccccttaatggAGATGAAATATAAATTCGTATTTCATTAGAACCTCGTAGTCCATCTGTTTGGAAAGTGTAGCATATTGAAAGTTAGCTGTTTTTGTATCAtagtgcttttttttttttgcttatggCATCTGTTCCAAAACTTTTTTTTACATTGTCAACAACACTGAACTCGTATttcataaacaaaaaaaaaacgcaCCGTTACGTACCCTGCATCGGTACAGACTATGGATCTCAACATACTCGAGCGTGTAGTAGCTGGAAGCGAGGAACCAAGCCATCTAGATTTGTCACTTCTACAGAGCATCACAGAAAATTTCTCTAAGCAGAGAAAAATTGGTGTTGGTGGATGTGGAGAGGTTTACAAGGTAACTGCAATTTTTATGGCACCACACCTTCATGTTTGCTCTTTTCATAGCATTACTTGACATAATGATCATGGTCTTTCTCATAATTAAGGATATTATCAACAGGGCATGCTTCGAAATGGAATTGTTGCTGTGAAAAGGCTTTTCAACAGCCGAACAATTAAAGACAAGATGTTCCATCGGGAGGTTCAAAGTTTGATCACGGTTAGGCACAAAAATATAGTACGATTTCTGGGTTATTGTTCTTTTACGGAAGAACGCGTGTTAATATTTGAAGGAAGAACAATTATGGCTGATATACGGGAAAGGTTGCTCTGTTTTGAGTACATAAGCAACGGAAACCTTGAGAGCCATCTCACAGGTATGACTTCTTTTTACATGATATCAGTAGCTCTCCAATTCACATTATAAGACAGCTGATCCAATAATCAGCAATCTAACACAGTGCTTGCAAGCAAAAATATGCCAAACAAAAAATTAAACTAAGATCATCAACAGTGAAAACTAAATTAAAGAGCACAACAGAGAAATAATCTGATCAAGAGTCAAATCCCTAATCATGGCCACTTCCTGAATTTTAAAATAAATTTGTAAATACTCAAGTAAACGCTATCAATATTCTTCTATTCATTTGCTTACATACAGTCCAGTGACCAAAGCGCACAACTGCATTTTCATATGATATGGTTACTTTCTTGATCGCACCATGCATCTTCACTACTGTAATCCTAACTTTTAAATTGCATTTGATGAATAATCATGGACAGTCTACAGATAAAAAAGGCCAACATTTTGTTCAATGCTCACTTGCACATACACTGGGCACGTTATTATTTATTTGCAGCTTCTAAAATACTCTTGATTCTTCATATACTTCTTAAGATGAACTGAGGGGACTTGAATGGCATACTCGTTATGAAATTATTGTGGGGATCTGCAAAGGTTTGCTCTATCTTCACAAGGAGAAGGATATCGTCCACATGGATCTCAAACCTGCGAATATACTGCTAGATGATCTCATGGTGCCCAAAATTACAGATTTTGGTCTATCGAGACTTGACAATAATTCACAAGCAGCGACCACATCGCGTCTTATGTCACCGTAAGCTACTAATAATACATTGTTGTTTCTGACACTTGTCTTCTTACAAGGTCTTTATGTCATAGCGTGTTGATATGTGTGTTCTTATCATGCAGAGGATATTGTGCTCCAGAATACATTCTCGAAGGCAAATGGTCCAGCAAGTCAGATATATATAGTTTGGGAGTAATGGTTACAGAGATGGTGACAGGAAGTAAAAAGGGGCCTGATCTTACCAAAGTAAGAGTTGTGGTTATGTCATCGTTGCATGGATATGTCCTCTTTTGGTCATGATGCTAATACAAAAAACCTTGAATGAAAGTAGTTGAGCTGGTTATTTCACTAGTAAGATCAATCTAGAATGGAAAAGCACTTACGTTTCATTAGGGATAATTCCAATACAAAAAAACAATAAAACGTTACTGTTTGATACTTCGCTTTCGTATATAATTGTCTACTTGTTGTGAGTCATTTTTTCTGTAGTTCTTTTTATTTCCAAAACAACTTAAAATTCTTAAATTGATTGGGCATCATTTCATACAAGGATCACATAGGAATTTCACATGAACATTATAGCTTGTTTACTGGAAACAGTGCAATTCTCAGATACAGGAATTAGGATACTTTTGACATATTCCAAACCTGTGTTACTATAGCCAACAACGTCTCTTTAGTTGTATTATTAAGCCGATAACAATGTACATGTCATTTGCATTAAATATTTTGGTGCCAATTTGAGTGGTTTTGTGTAAATGCAGGTACTTAGAAGATGGAGGCACAGGTGGATTAAATCATCAAAGCATACACCCTTGGGTTATCAACAAGTGACAAGATGCATCCAAATTAACCCGACAGCCAGACCTGACATAGTATACGTAATGGATGAGCTCAACACAATAGATAGTAAGGGTGGTCAATTCCAGGTATGCCCTATGTGCTCCCTGAAGCTCAAGGGATCTAAAGCTTTGATAGTCTCTGGTAAAGCTAATGCATCTTTAATTTCTCCATCACAGGAAATCCCTTGCCTGGAGGACATGCTTGGGATTGAGCCGCTGGAAATACACTTCCCCTTTAAACTTGACCCGCAGATATCACACTCAATTGAGCTGACCAACGATACGAACGATTACATTGCCTtcatgacaaaggcaaggtcacgCTGGGCATTGTCCCACCAGGATCCAAGTGTAGTGTCACCGTAACAACGCAAGCACAAGTCAATGCACTGCCAAATAATCACCACAAGGAGGAGATCACCGTGCTGAGCACCAGAGTAGATGGAGGTCTTGCTGCTATGGATATAACTGGAGACGTGTTCATTGAGAAGGAGGGTACTGTGGTTGATGAGGTGAATGTGATGGTTATTTTTGACAAACCACCACCGGCTGATGAGGAATCCTGAGAGAGTGAATGGCAGAATCAACTTCTTCTCTCTGTTGAGATTGGGAATTTCAAACACTTTAGGCCCGTTTAAGAATGGGGGTGAAACGAGGGAAAAGTCTGTACATTATTTCAAACTCTTAATTACTATATCATTATGTCCTCACATTATTAGAATATGAGTTTTACTTTATTCATCCATCATCTGGTTCATGTGTTCGCATTCCTGTGTTTTTTTCATCCTCTATTTTGCACATTCATTCATTTTATATTCCTATATTTTTCCTCGTTCCTGTCAAGGGCGTCGAGGGATAGGGTAGGAGGACCCCGGCTACATAGATCGTAGCCGTGATCCGTGGTTAGGGGCGAGGTTTTACCCCTCAGCGCCTAGTTGTTTCAGCAGTGGAAGATTAGGGAATTGGGTAATTGTTCTTGCTTGATTATCACCATACTGAGTACAAGATTATATAGGCCGTTCGGCCATAACAACTTGGAGCCAATTGCTCCTCAATCTAAGGCCATGATCGGCTCTATTGCCTTCCAGACACTTGCCTTCTTCCGCGTGTGCATGCAGAGCGTGGTGACCGTGCCTACGGTGCCGCTGGCGCGTCGTTTGTGGCTCTGCAAGCATCCCGGGCGCATCGTTTCCCTTGTGTAGGcgcggccccacatgacatctctccccccccccTCGACTAGCAGCTCATCCTCGAGCTGGAATGTTGGGTACCGGTCGAGGAAGGAGTTGACATCTTCCTATGTCGCGGAGGCAGCAGTCTCACCCTTCTAGTGAATGAGCACCTAGCGGACGCCACGCGCCAAGCGGATGCACATCGCATGTTCAGGCTCGGGGACGGTGGCACCGTTGTGGCGTTGTGGATGGCCGGGAGGGGTAG
It contains:
- the LOC136531917 gene encoding cysteine-rich receptor-like protein kinase 44; its protein translation is MEILTGQKEYCVVENVLESWADRLGTSLEDTRLEQIRVCAEIAISCCNLDRKKRPDAGHIIKMLDETESTDQFTEPDEKESVDEFKPDEQTMDLNILERVVAGSEEPSHLDLSLLQSITENFSKQRKIGVGGCGEVYKGMLRNGIVAVKRLFNSRTIKDKMFHREVQSLITVRHKNIVRFLGYCSFTEERVLIFEGRTIMADIRERLLCFEYISNGNLESHLTDELRGLEWHTRYEIIVGICKGLLYLHKEKDIVHMDLKPANILLDDLMVPKITDFGLSRLDNNSQAATTSRLMSPGYCAPEYILEGKWSSKSDIYSLGVMVTEMVTGSKKGPDLTKVLRRWRHRWIKSSKHTPLGYQQVTRCIQINPTARPDIVYVMDELNTIDSKGGQFQEIPCLEDMLGIEPLEIHFPFKLDPQISHSIELTNDTNDYIAFMTKARSRWALSHQDPSVVSP
- the LOC136531916 gene encoding uncharacterized protein, producing MIANTFFRKRESHLVTFSSGQHSSQIDFVLTRRKDKRACLGCKVIPGECVVSQHKLLVADFCFQVRARRDKQAKIERTKWWKLKGETSEVFRERVIKEGSWKEEEDINNMWEKMTTNIRKVASEVCGVTKGSGGKAKDTWWWNEEVQRAIKEKKECYRRLYHDRSVDNIEKYKVAKKTAKRAVSVAKGRAYEDLYQRLSTKEGEKDIYRMARVCERKTRDFNQVKCIKDGSEHLLVKEDEIRHRWQVYFDKLFNGENTDTTFQLDDSLTS